CCCTATTCCTTCCAACCCTAAGCAAGCTCTGACCGACCCTAATTGGTACCATTCTATGACCGACGAATACCAAGCCCTCGTTAATAATGACACATGGACTCTTGTACCACGTACACAACACATGAATGTCATTTGGTACATGTGGATCTTCCGCCACAAATTGAAATCTGATGGCTCATTCGAATGGTATAAAGCACATTTAGTTGGTGAAGGACGCGCTCAACAAGTAGGCATCGATTGTCATGATACTTTTAGCCCGGTTGTTAAACCTGCAACTATACGTATGGTTCTTAGTCTCGCGGTTTCTAAATCATGGCCTATACATCGACTTGATGTGAAAAATGCCTTCTTACATGGGAAACTAAATGAAATGGTCTAAATGTATCAACCAATGGGTTTTCGTGATTCACAACATCCCGACCACGTATGTTTACTAAAGCGTTCTCTTAATGGCCTAaaacaagcaccgcgtgcatggtatcaACGGTTTGCCAATTTTGTGGCCACTATCGGGTTTATTAATAGCAAATGTGATCACTCTCTTTTCATTTATCACAATGGTCAAGACATCGCCTACCTACTCCTTTATGTCGACGACATAATCTTGACGACCTCATCTACCCAGCTTCGTGATCATATAATTCGTCTTCTTGCTACGGAATTTGCCATGAAAGATTTAGGATCGATAAGCTCCTTTCTGGGTATATCTGTTACACGACAAGATACGAGTATATTTCTTGACCAACAAGCCTACGCACGTGACATTATCGAACGGGCAGATTTAGCACATTGcaacctgtagtgacccggaaaatttcgactaattttgaaccaaactctcgatacgatttcatattttctacacaataagcaaagtctgttatgttgaatctcaaaaattttgaactgtttcatgaaatcatttgaccttgagtattcccgacgactcacgaaccattgtttgtaaaaatatgtgtatatataaatatatgtacatgtatatatatataataacttgaattaaattaataaactattatatatatatatatatatatatatatatatatatatatatatatatatatatatatatatatatatatatatataatgtatatatattgttatattaaatttaattacttaacatatataataaatatattcatttgtgtaataaaacttgctatttaaaactgtttatatatagaaagagcatacattaaaaataattgatttcgagcctaattagtaaacgttagggacactcggttgacgtttcgttagttttaatatagatataatacatgttcatgaatgattaagataaaagttggactgtaaattgattacgaagattttagatttgttaaaaatatttttacatttttaagtttaaataattagTACTCTGTacacataaattggaacagaaaataaacaattatcgaacctttttgatcaggtttcaaacagttaatgagtgaaataattaattatatttaatctaaaagtttgggatttttaggaacactatcATACGTTGGCtgctagcaatggacacgatatagccattcgGGATAAACTATCGGTAGAATAAATCCAATGTAAACGGATGCTACCCTATTCACCCCATTGTATACCCACGTTTGAGATTGAAATTCTGGTGTGTCAGTTTCTTGCATTTAAAACTTatatacaattacatatacacatatgGATATAATAACTAACACTCTTTCACACCTTcatgttttcttcttcttcatgaCATCCACCGGCCACCATTAACACCACCCATGACCATCCAATCCTCGATTACAATCACCCTAAAAACTGTCACCAACACCACTCGAATCACCACCATTCTCCACCTTGAAATCACCATGAACAACCACCACCTTAATCATCTAAAACCATGTGCTAACTACTACTACGACTAGCTTTACTCCTTGTTTCTGTTATTTATAACCATCGATAAATCATTAAAACCAACTCGTCTCCTTGTTTCACGTTCGAACAGACATCACCATTTTCATTGATGAAGCCCACCGTTAAAACTATCATCAAACCCTATCGTCACTAGTTACTACTTCTGTATCAGTTTCAATCAGGAACTCAGCAAAACACCTATCAAGTTTACTACCGTCGATGAGAACAACCATTATCAAAACACCTCTCTctcatctatctctctctctccccTAATCATGAAACATGAAACCTCCCATCTTCTTCACCTCGACCACCACTTCGATCTCCATGTCGATACAACTAGTTTTTGTGTTAAACCGAAGATAAACACCAACGACCACCACTCACCACCTTATAAGTTTTAGCCAAAGAACACCATCAAACCGCCACACTAGAACCACCATAAGCCACCTTCAAGTGCCTTTGAACCGGCCATCTTCACGTAAACCACCACcataatcatttatttatttttctctttCTTCTCTTCTTCTTCCGGGTTGCTTCTATCTGACCGAGACCAAATCCCAAACAAGCCACTCGATTAAAACTACTGCAGTACTTCTGTTCTGCTAATAAGATGCAACTTAAAACGAAACCTACAAGGACTACAGTTTAACCACCAACACCATGAAAAACCCTACTATTGCATACTTGCTGTTTCATCTGTGCGAGTAAACCCAGGACTGAGACCGCCTTCAACAAACCTTCAAACCTTCAAGAATCATTGCTCCTGTTTCTGTTAAAACCAACGTAACCTACTGCTAAATACTAGTTCAAACTGTCACCTGCAActctttctattttctgttttcatCACCTGTAATAGTAAAAATGGCCAAGGTTGTTTTGCTGCTATACTTTCTTTTCTGTTAAGCGTGTAGATGATGATGATTGATTCAAAaagtaacgatgatgatgatattagtgaGTGGGACGTGGGGTTCACGATAGGGATGTATTGGATTCTAAATCCAACGAATTTGGTGAAACAGCTTTCTTGTTCTAATTACAGAATCTGAATCCGAGGGCCAAGTTGTTTTTTTTCTGTTGGGCATGGGTAAGTGGGTGAGTGGGCTGATGTATTTCAGCTTATTGTGGTGGGCCGAAGCCCAATTTTAGTTAAGATTGAATGATTTGATAATTGGTGAGTGATATTTGCGAAGATATAATGATGATAATTTAGATGATGATCATAATGATAACAAAGCTTGATGAAGATATGGTGATGATGTAAATGACGTTCGATGATGATTAAGAAGGAGAAAGAATAGATAGATGAATTTGGATATATAAATTAGGCGGTCTTTTTTTTCttcagaaaaacagaaacagagaGACGGTTAGGAGCGTTttggggtgagcgagaggtcgcgagttcgagcccggtccagggcatttctttttagataaagcttttgaaagggtatacacttatttttaattctatcattattattattcattattattattattattattattattattattattattattattattattattattattattattattattattataagtattaattatgatattattatcaaattcaaaactataatattattatcatggataggtttataatacaaattattatcattttcataaatattagtattagcatctttttataaataatagaactgataatattaagataagtattattatttgtattatcacgagtattattatgtaaattactaaaatcagtattataactatcattaataataaaattaatattttcacaagtattattattaatatcactattattatcattaatagagttattattaacattattacctttattagtaatattaagtattaacatcattattatttttgtcatttttaaaattatgatagtattactattattactattatttttaacaaacaaataatatatatatatatatatatgtatatatatatatatatatatatatatatatatatatatatatatatatatatatatatatatatataaggatatatttaatacatataacataacaaaaattaatatctttatatacaaaatgaatatataaacatatatatatatatatatatatatatacacacaatattaatataaaaaggatataacaaataaatttatatttgttcaattacaattatgtatattaacaaatatacaaatgatataggttcataaattcaaggccaaccctgcattgttaaatatcttcatatgtatttttactacgaaatacagaatgtgagttcatttgattcccttttactctttacatttttgggactgagaatacatgcgctacattTACAATtgcttatttaaatgcttttgaaatacattttgaactgcgaatacatgaaatgcttttataaatgtttgacgagatagacacaagcaaaacattcctcgaatgaattatgtgggcgtgataattgccaccattgaattatgtggatgtgataattgccacaattgatatgaatattttccccctgattattattgcttggtaacctaagaattagggaacatcactaattttgagaattagtgcacgcctaattgaagcgaatcctaaaggtagctaccgagtttaacacccccacccagaatgttcactagacggaagggctagtgggcgtggtgtttagtacttcgaagtttatatgattattatacagacgagatgttctattttggggatattattatgcgcattatatgttaaggtcgattaccaagccaagctatgaaagcaatgaaaagttaatgttatatatcgagagaatgattttatacacaggttatgtgtatgttatttttgtgcacaagatatgtaccATGCAGGTGGGTATACGAttatgaaaagttcgggtcactacatactgtatttaaaagatatcgcatgtacattacaggtgggtataggattcgggcccatttgtaccatgcaggatttaaatcttgtggtctatcaaaatgatgaatttttattgttttatgataaacctatgaactcaccaaccttttggttgacactttaaagcatgtttattctcaggtatgaaagaaatcttccgctgtgcattttctcattttaaagatattacatggagtcgttcatggcatatagaggtcagtacctcgcaatgggaccatctgctgaagacttcgtccaggtggattaggacgggtcactacacaaccAGTTAGTACCCCAGTCGATACTTTAGGCAAACAACGTTCGATCATCGACAAACCATACTCCAAACCAACCTTGTATCGTAGCTTAGCTGGCGCACTACAATACCTAACTTTCACCCGACCCGACATCTCATATGCGGTTCAACAAGTCTGCCTCCACATGCACTCCCCGCATGAAGCACATATGCACGCGTTAAAATGCATTATACGATACATAAAGGGTACTATTTCGATGGGTTTACATATTTTGAAAAGTGCAAATTGCTCGCTCATCTCAAACACCGATGCTGATTAGGCGGGATGTCCCAATACACGTAGGTCTACTTCATGGTATTGTGTTTATTTAGGCGACAACTTGATTTCATGGTCATCAAAAAGACAACCAATTGTGTCACGTTCGAGTGCCGAAGCCAAATATAGGGGTGTTGTAAATGTAGTAGCCAAAACATGTTGGCTACGTAATTTACTTCTCGAGTTACACAATCCTCTACACAAAGCTACACTTGTTTTTTGCGACAATGTAAGTGCCATCTACTTGTCAGAAAACCCGGTACAACACCAACGCACCAGGCATATTGAACTAGACATCCATTTTATACATGAAAAATTGGCACGCGGTCACATTCGAGTAATGCATGTCCCTACAAGATTCCAAATTGCCGATATTTTTACTATGGGTTTACCGCGCATTCTGTTTGAAGAATTTCGATACAGTCTATGCATTCGCAATTCGAACGCTACGACTGAGGGAGGATATAAGACACAAGTGACATAACTAAAGTCGACATCAGCATATTACtcatgtattattcatgtattattAATTTGTATAAAGTCAAGTCAATATATGGTACTAGAAAATAGCATAGCAAGTAGAGTCAATGTATATCTCTGCAGAATAGGAAATCAATTCCTAATATATCTCTTGTAATCTCGGATCCCTGCATTATATAAGCAGAGGACTTTTATCAATAAACTCACGGATCATAATCCTTTAAGTTAGTATTGCTTTATAGCTTTCTAAGTTCATTGGTGACTAAACTACAGAATTACAAAAACCAAACTAGTCTGCAGACTAGGCTTTGACAGGTTAACTGAATTAGATAGTTCATATAGACATAAAAGAAAAAACCTGTAAAATAAGCCGTGTGTAATCAATTAATCGAAAACCTAAAGTAATCCATATCCGATCATACTTCCCGCCTTTATATTTGAGTGCTTGTAATCTAAATCTCAATAGTATCGGGTCTGAGCAGTCGGCCTTCATAAAAGGAAGGCAAATTTTAGATGGCCCTCTTATTGTCAACGAAGCGATTGATTGGtgcaaaaggaagaaaaaaaacaatgctttttaaagttgattttgatAAGAATTTTGATTCGATTCATTGGGATTTCGTCCTTTAAATGCTTCACTTTATGGGGTTCCACCATCGTTGGATTCGTTGGATCAAAGCTTGTCTTTTTTCTGCAAAAGCTTCCATTTTAGTTAATGGTAGCCCATCTTTGGAAATTCAGATTGGTAGAGGTCTAAGACAAGGGGACCCTTTGTCTCCCTTTCTCTTCATTATCGGTATGGAAGGTTTGAAAGCGGCGATTAATGATGTTATTGATGCAACTTTGTACTTTCCTATTGGGTTGACACGAGAGAAAACACAAATAAAGTGGCCCTTTGTATGTATGCGGATGACGTGTTATTTTTGGGAGAATGGACTCAAGTGAATGCGTCTAATCTCAGACTCATTCTTGAATGTTTTTATCGTGTCTCCGGATTAAAAATTAATGTTTTAAAGTCACAGCTTTATGGAGTCTGGTGTAGTAGTTCAGAGGTAACTTCCATGGCTAGTTTTATGGGTTGTTCTCACTCTGTTTTACCATTTCATCATCTTGGATTGCCCATCGGTCATAACATGAATAGAATGACGAGTTGGAAATGCgtgattgataaggctaaaaaaggCTTGCGTCTTGGAAGGCAAATATGATTTCTATGGGAGGTAGACTCACTCTCTTAAAATCCGTTTTGGGATCCATCGGTACATACTACATGTCTCTTTTCAAAGGTCCTATTAAAGTTCTAAACAAATTAGAGTCTTTGAGAGTGAATTTTTTCTGGGGAGGCAAAAATGAAGCCCAAAAAATCCATTGGATAAAGTGGAGGTTAGCTTTAAACCCTATTGATCATGTGGGTCTGGGAGAGGCTAGTTTAAAATCTCTTAACCTAGCTCTAGTTTATAAATGGAGATGGAGGATGTTACTTTATTCGAACTCTAGTTTATAAATGGAGATGGAGGATGTTACTTAATTCGAACTCGAGTTGGGTAAAGACTCTCAAGGCTATTCGTGGTGATTGTATTGGTGGTGTTCTTCCTTGCGCtaactattgtagtgacccgaacttttccatgtttatatatattaattgagattgatatttacatgattaaatgtttccaacatgttaagcaatcaaacttgttaagacttgattaattgaaataggtttcatatagacaattgaccacccaagttgaccggtgattcacgaacgttaaaacttgtaaaaactatatgatgacatatatatggttatatatatagttaacatgatattatgataagtaaacatatcattaagtatattaacaatgaactacatatgtaaaaacaagactactaacttaatgattttgaaacgagacatatatgtaacgattatcgttgtaacgacatttaatgtatatatatatcatattaagagatattcgtacatcataatatcatgataatataataatttaaaatctcttttgatattataaacatggggttaacaacatttaacaagatcgttaacctaaaggtttcaaaacaacatttacatgtaacgactaacgatgacttaacgactcagttaaaatgtatatacatgtagtgttttaatatgtattcatacactttttaaagacttcaagacacttatcaaaatacttctacttaacaaaaatgcttacaattacatcctcgttcagtttcatcaacaattctactcgtatgcacccgtattcgtactcgtacaatacacagcttttagatgtatatactattggtatatacactccaatgatcagctcttagcagcccatgtgagtcacctaacacatgtgggaaccatcatttggcaactagcatgaaatatctcataaaattacaaaaatatgagtaatcattcatgacttatttacatgaaaacaaaattacatatcctttatatctaatccatacaccaacgaccaaaaacacctaaaaccactttcattcttcaattttattcatctaattgatctctctcaagttctatcttcaagttctaagtgttcttcataaattccaaaagttctagtttcataaaatcaagaatactttcaagtttgctagctcacttccaatcttgtaaggtgatcatccaacctcaagaaatatttgtttcttacagtaggttatcattctaatacaaggtaataatcatattcaaactttggttcaatttctataactataacaatcttatttcaagtgatgatcttacttgaacttgttttcgtgtcatgattctgcttcaagaacttcgagccatccaaggatccattgaagctagatccatttttctcttttccagtaggtttatccaaggaacttaaggtaataatgatgttcataacatcattcaattcatacatataaagctatcttattcgaaggtttaaacgtgtaatcacaagaatatagtttagttaattctaaacttgttcgcaaacaaaagttaatccttctaacttgacttttaaaatcaactaaacacatgttatatatctatatgatatgctaacttaatgatttaaaacctggaaacacgaaaaacaccgtaaaaccggatttacgccgtcgtagtaacaccgcgggctgttttgggttagttaattaaaaactatgataaactttgatttaaaagttgttattctgagaaaatgatttttattatgaacatgaaactatatccaaaaattatggttaaactcaaagtggaagtatgttttctaaaatggtcatctagacgtcgttctttcgactgaaatgactacctttacaaaaacgacttgtaacttatttttccgactataaacctatactttttctgtttagattcataaaatagagttcaatatgaaaccatagcaatttgattcactcaaaacggatttaaaatgaagaagttatgggtaaaacaagattggataatttttctcattttagctacgtgaaaattggtaacaaatctattccaaccataacttaatcaacttgtattgtatattatgtaatcttgagataccatagacacgtatacaatgtttcgacctatcatgtcgacacatctatatatatttcggaacaaccatagacactctatatgtgaatgttggagttagctatacagggttgaggttgattccaaaatatatatagtttgagttgtgatcaatactgagatacgtatacactgggtcgtggattgattcaagataatatttatcgatttatttctgtacatctaactgtggacaactagttgtaggttactaacgaggacagctgacttaataaacttaaaacatcaaaatatattaaaagtgttgtaaatatattttgaacatactttgatatatatgtatatattgttataggttcgtgaatcaaccagtggccaagtcttacttcccgacgaagtaaaaatctgtgaaagtgagttatagtcccacttttaaaatctaatatttttgggatgagaatacatgcaggttttataaatgatttacaaaatagacacaagtacgtgaaactacattctatggttgaattatcgaaatcgaatatgcccctttttattaagtctggtaatctaagaattagagaacagacaccctaattgacgcgaatcctaaagatagatctattgggcctaacaaaccccatccaaagtaccggatgctttagtacttcgaaatttatatcatatccgaagggtgtcccggaatgatggggatattcttatatatgcatcttgttaatgtcggttaccaggtgttcaccatatgaatgacttttatctctatgtatgggatgtgtattgaaatatgaaatcttgtggtctattattatgatttgatatatataggttaaacctataactcaccaacatttttgttgacgttttaagcatgtttattctcaggtgattattaagagcttccgctgtcgcatacttaaataaggacgagatttggagtccatgcttgtatgatattgtgtaaaaactgcattcaagaaacttattttgttgtaacatatttgtattgtaaactattatgtaatggtcgtgtgtaaacaggatattttagattatcattatttgataatctacgtaaagctttttaaacctttattgatgaaataaaggttatggtttgttttaaaatgaatgcagtctttgaaaaacgtctcatatagaggtcaaaacctcgcaacgaaatcaattaatatggaacgtttttaatcaataagaacgggatatttcaactATGCTACTGGAGTTTGGAGCGCTATTAAAAAATGTGTTGATCAGATAAATGATTCGCAAACATTAGATGGATGCAACTTAcgaatgtgtgttggtaatggccAATCTGCAAAATTTTGGTTAGATCCTTGGCATAATAACATTCCAGTTGATGTTTCTTTCCCTCGTCTCTTTAACcttgaaataaataaatattgtaaagtGGTGGATAGAATTAATATTCCGATTACAAGTTATTCTTGGCGCAGAATGCCTCGTGGTGGTGTAGAATCGCTTCAGCTTCAATCCTTCTTTGACATTGTTTCGAACGCTCATCTTGTCAATGATCAAGATCAATGGTGCTGGGATGGCTTTCCTTTCGGGTATTACAGTGTTGCACCTGCTCGGCTTTTGATTGACAAACAGGATCACGCCTCATATACACATCCTACTTTTTGGTGTAGATTTGTGCCTATAAAAATTAATGTATTCATATGGTGTTTCAGGCTTCGTCGTCTCCCGACTCGAATTAATTTATTGGCAAAAGGTTTAAACTTCGATAATGGAGCTTGCAGTATGTGCTCTATCAGTTTAGAAGATGACTTACATGTTTTTGTGTCATGTGATACGGCTAAGCTTATTTGGAGTAGAGTGGGTACTTAGATCAATTTAGCCATTCCTTCTTGGTCATCCTTGGATGGGTTATGGACTTGGGTGGATGGTGTTCCAATAAAAGACAAGCAAAGAATCATTTCCCGGGTGATCATCATCTCAACTTTATGGAAGATATGGAGGCTTCGTAATAGTACAGTTTTTAACGAATCTAAATTTCGGAATTGTCATGTTTTCGACAGTATTGTTGCTTCTAGTTTTACTTGGTTGTATGCGAGATTTAAGAATAGTagagtgtaaagacccgtcctaatccataagaacgaatacaataacatatgattacattgcgaggtatttgacctctatatgatacattttacaaacattgcattcgtttttaaaagacaaactttcattacatcgaaagttgacggtatgtataccatttcataatatatccaactatatttgacttaataataatcttaatgaactcgatgactcgaatgcaacgtcttttgaaatatgtcatgaatgactccaagtaatatgtagtgacccggaaaatttcgactaattttaa
This window of the Rutidosis leptorrhynchoides isolate AG116_Rl617_1_P2 chromosome 7, CSIRO_AGI_Rlap_v1, whole genome shotgun sequence genome carries:
- the LOC139859938 gene encoding uncharacterized protein, which gives rise to MGFHHRWIRWIKACLFSAKASILVNGSPSLEIQIGRGLRQGDPLSPFLFIIGMEGLKAAINDVIDATLYFPIGLTREKTQIKWPFINDSQTLDGCNLRMCVGNGQSAKFWLDPWHNNIPVDVSFPRLFNLEINKYCKVVDRINIPITSYSWRRMPRGGVESLQLQSFFDIVSNAHLVNDQDQWCWDGFPFGYYSVAPARLLIDKQDHASYTHPTFWCRFVPIKINVFIWCFRLRRLPTRINLLAKGLNFDNGACSMCSISLEDDLHVFVSCDTAKLIWSRVGT